The Sedimentisphaera salicampi genome includes a region encoding these proteins:
- a CDS encoding dihydropteroate synthase, with translation MTNSVKDIIKIGESVHASIPSMNRVMKVVFENASGSEEAVEKICEKIRQQAENGADYIEVNVDDFYAEDSARAEEMMRQFVQLTAEHGRGVPVCVDSSNDELIIAGLEAWQEAGAPERPMVNSVKPHNMDRLFELSRKMPFVFIALIMIEQGSSAEEDLEKSVSTAEMIFDKAIEYGFKPEEMYFDTSAFPLAIDLPMNPGQPGRTWLAFETIKAIKSNPKFEGVRCSLGISNCFRDIPGSKNAIAAAYLGVALEYGLDAGIVNVCGKLLETEPDEKLTDMVRKFASLDGSPEKLGDAMTAISTYCTENR, from the coding sequence ATGACGAACTCAGTTAAAGACATTATAAAGATCGGAGAATCTGTGCACGCCTCTATCCCCTCAATGAACAGGGTGATGAAGGTGGTGTTTGAAAATGCTTCTGGAAGCGAGGAAGCAGTGGAAAAGATCTGCGAAAAGATTCGCCAGCAGGCGGAAAACGGCGCAGACTACATAGAGGTAAACGTTGACGACTTCTATGCAGAGGATTCTGCCCGCGCAGAAGAAATGATGCGTCAGTTTGTTCAGCTCACTGCAGAACACGGGCGGGGAGTGCCGGTATGCGTGGACAGCAGCAACGATGAGCTGATTATTGCCGGCCTTGAGGCTTGGCAGGAAGCCGGAGCGCCGGAAAGGCCTATGGTGAATTCAGTTAAGCCTCATAATATGGACAGGCTCTTCGAGCTTTCCCGCAAGATGCCGTTTGTTTTTATTGCTCTTATTATGATTGAACAGGGCAGCAGCGCTGAGGAAGACCTTGAAAAGAGCGTTTCCACAGCGGAAATGATATTCGATAAGGCAATCGAATACGGCTTCAAGCCCGAAGAGATGTACTTCGATACATCCGCCTTCCCGCTGGCTATTGATTTGCCTATGAACCCAGGGCAGCCGGGAAGAACTTGGCTTGCATTTGAAACGATCAAAGCAATTAAGAGCAATCCCAAGTTTGAAGGCGTTCGCTGCTCGCTTGGTATAAGCAACTGCTTCCGAGATATCCCGGGCTCGAAAAATGCCATAGCGGCTGCGTATCTGGGAGTTGCGCTGGAATACGGCCTGGACGCAGGAATTGTGAACGTTTGCGGGAAGCTCTTAGAAACCGAGCCGGACGAAAAACTAACAGATATGGTAAGAAAGTTTGCTTCGCTGGACGGCAGCCCCGAAAAACTCGGCGATGCTATGACAGCAATAAGCACTTACTGCACTGAAAACAGGTAA
- a CDS encoding sulfatase-like hydrolase/transferase, which translates to MNRRHFVKSCGLGAFLAASGVNLFAAEQERPNILWLTSEDNSPYLGCYGDENAKTPNLDKLGFNGVRFKNAFANAPVCSVARSTLITGMYASSLGLQNHRSSVEIPKGLKTYGELLQQAGYYCTNKKKTDYNFPWNDRDIWDECSWNAHYKNRPAGNPFMAVFNTTISHEGQITDSRVKQRRDKGLIPKTPRLSPSEVKLPPYYPDTKEIRYNVAVYYDNMTLMDKWIGDKLEELKKSGEAENTIIFYYGDHGGALPRGKRNIHDSGTRVPFIVYFPEKWKHLAPVKPGQWCEDVVTFADFPATVLSLAGVKPPENYEGRAFLGKYKQPKREYAYLYRNRMDERYDAVRAVRTEKWRYVRNYTPHRPWGQQYGYPFRVQNIMGLWYEEYKQGRCSWEEARYWQKKPGKELYFIPDDPHEMNNLAYSVENASKQRELEEKLKNEIVKTRDAGFIPEGMFEKIAEKYGTIYDFAQSKDYQIQRIAEIAKIASDGDPEKMAVFEMAAGAKCPIIRYWAATGYLILGRKARPHIQTIQKLLKDEKLDVQIPAAETLLRFGVHSQAEQVLKDACHADNYYHRLAAANSVQMLFLEGFMDKAKTMSLMQNLPKKKAGGPDWVNKIYSQIESA; encoded by the coding sequence ATGAACAGAAGGCATTTTGTGAAAAGCTGCGGACTTGGGGCATTCCTCGCAGCTTCAGGAGTAAATTTGTTTGCCGCTGAGCAGGAAAGACCAAACATACTCTGGCTTACCAGCGAAGACAACAGCCCTTATCTGGGCTGCTACGGCGATGAAAACGCCAAAACGCCGAATCTCGACAAGCTCGGCTTCAACGGCGTTCGATTCAAAAACGCCTTCGCTAATGCGCCGGTATGCTCTGTGGCAAGATCGACGCTCATTACGGGTATGTACGCATCATCTCTCGGCCTGCAAAACCACAGAAGCAGTGTAGAGATTCCCAAAGGCCTCAAAACCTATGGCGAGCTTCTCCAGCAGGCAGGGTACTACTGCACAAACAAGAAAAAGACTGACTACAATTTCCCATGGAACGATAGAGATATATGGGATGAATGCAGTTGGAACGCCCATTACAAAAATAGGCCTGCGGGCAATCCGTTTATGGCCGTTTTTAATACCACAATCTCCCACGAAGGCCAGATAACAGACAGCAGGGTAAAGCAGAGAAGAGATAAGGGGCTAATACCGAAAACCCCGAGGCTGAGCCCATCTGAGGTAAAGCTCCCGCCCTACTACCCCGACACTAAAGAAATCAGATACAACGTTGCAGTTTACTACGACAATATGACGCTGATGGACAAGTGGATCGGTGATAAGCTTGAAGAGCTCAAAAAATCCGGCGAGGCTGAGAATACCATCATCTTCTACTATGGCGACCACGGCGGCGCTCTGCCTCGAGGCAAGCGAAACATCCACGACTCAGGGACGCGTGTGCCGTTTATTGTGTATTTTCCCGAAAAATGGAAGCATCTGGCTCCAGTAAAGCCCGGGCAGTGGTGCGAGGATGTGGTAACGTTTGCAGATTTCCCCGCTACAGTGCTGAGCCTTGCGGGCGTGAAGCCCCCTGAGAACTACGAAGGCAGGGCTTTCCTCGGCAAATATAAGCAGCCAAAACGCGAGTATGCCTATCTTTACAGAAACCGTATGGATGAGCGATATGATGCAGTGCGTGCCGTGCGCACGGAAAAATGGCGCTATGTCCGCAATTACACTCCGCACCGTCCATGGGGGCAGCAGTACGGATATCCTTTCCGAGTTCAGAATATTATGGGGCTGTGGTATGAAGAATACAAACAGGGAAGGTGCAGCTGGGAGGAAGCTCGATACTGGCAGAAAAAGCCCGGAAAAGAGCTGTACTTCATACCGGACGACCCTCACGAAATGAACAATCTCGCTTACAGCGTGGAAAACGCCTCCAAACAAAGGGAGCTTGAAGAAAAGCTTAAAAACGAGATTGTTAAGACCAGAGATGCAGGATTTATCCCCGAGGGTATGTTTGAGAAAATCGCAGAGAAATACGGAACGATTTATGATTTTGCGCAGTCTAAGGATTATCAGATTCAGCGTATTGCTGAGATAGCCAAAATCGCCTCAGACGGCGACCCCGAAAAGATGGCGGTTTTTGAGATGGCCGCAGGGGCTAAATGCCCGATAATCAGATACTGGGCGGCAACCGGCTATCTCATTCTCGGCAGGAAAGCACGACCCCATATACAGACAATCCAGAAACTGCTGAAAGATGAAAAGCTTGATGTGCAGATTCCAGCAGCAGAAACCCTCCTGAGATTCGGGGTACACAGCCAAGCCGAGCAGGTGCTTAAAGATGCCTGCCATGCAGATAATTACTACCACCGCCTTGCAGCAGCCAACAGCGTGCAGATGCTTTTCCTCGAGGGATTTATGGATAAAGCTAAAACGATGAGCCTTATGCAGAATCTGCCGAAGAAAAAAGCCGGCGGGCCGGACTGGGTGAATAAAATCTACAGCCAGATAGAATCAGCCTGA
- a CDS encoding DUF1638 domain-containing protein, with translation MMPELLPDKCPLEGQKRFKLVCCEALRREAYLCAARSRNIVDIQFLRRSLHDTPEMLNETLAKALAGTKDSEGNEYDAILLGYGLCSNSVLGIKADVPLVITRAHDCAAILLGSRHRYQQLFDSEKGIFWYSPGWIETCLMPGQDKHEKMRQEYAEKYGEDNADYLMEMEQSWIQEYSKAFFVKWPEFETLEFEEYTKKCAEYLGWEYRKIEGSSELMQKMFDGRWDREDFLVVPSGEVIHESVCDDKIMGCG, from the coding sequence ATGATGCCGGAATTACTCCCAGATAAATGCCCGCTGGAAGGGCAGAAAAGATTTAAGCTGGTATGCTGCGAGGCCCTTCGGCGCGAGGCTTATCTCTGCGCAGCGAGGAGCAGGAACATTGTGGATATCCAGTTCCTGAGAAGAAGCCTCCACGATACCCCCGAAATGCTCAACGAAACCCTCGCCAAAGCCTTGGCAGGCACTAAGGACAGCGAGGGCAATGAGTATGATGCGATCCTGCTGGGATACGGCCTCTGCAGCAACAGCGTACTGGGGATCAAGGCCGATGTCCCGCTGGTTATCACGCGTGCTCACGACTGCGCCGCAATACTGCTGGGCAGCCGGCACCGCTACCAGCAGCTTTTCGATTCGGAGAAGGGGATATTCTGGTATTCACCCGGCTGGATTGAAACCTGCCTTATGCCCGGGCAGGATAAGCACGAGAAGATGAGGCAGGAGTATGCAGAGAAATACGGCGAGGACAACGCCGATTACCTAATGGAGATGGAGCAGAGCTGGATTCAGGAATATTCGAAGGCGTTTTTCGTGAAGTGGCCGGAGTTTGAAACGCTCGAATTCGAGGAATACACAAAAAAATGCGCTGAATACCTCGGATGGGAGTATCGAAAAATAGAGGGCAGCAGTGAACTGATGCAGAAGATGTTCGACGGCCGCTGGGATCGGGAAGATTTCCTCGTTGTACCCTCAGGAGAGGTGATTCATGAAAGCGTGTGCGATGATAAAATAATGGGCTGCGGATAG
- the trmB gene encoding tRNA (guanosine(46)-N7)-methyltransferase TrmB gives MRTVGQLSENFIIKPEDYEGFIDFSGDVFASSGPLHIEIGSGKGTFLVHQASAEPEVNFIGIEWARKYYRYAADRMRRWGLTNVRMLRTDAAVFIRGHIADQSVDCYHIYFPDPWPKAKHNKRRFISEKNLPELIRTLKPGGIINAATDHDDYYEQICRVLFESGKDDFEEIEFIKPAGAEEGEKTGTNFERKYIPEGRITKTAAVRKKG, from the coding sequence ATGAGAACAGTAGGCCAGTTAAGCGAGAATTTTATCATAAAACCGGAAGATTATGAGGGCTTCATAGATTTCAGCGGCGATGTTTTCGCCAGCTCAGGACCTCTGCATATTGAAATCGGCTCGGGGAAGGGCACGTTCCTCGTTCATCAGGCATCCGCTGAACCGGAGGTGAATTTTATCGGTATCGAATGGGCAAGGAAATACTACCGCTACGCCGCAGACCGGATGCGCAGATGGGGGCTGACAAACGTTAGAATGCTTCGAACCGATGCTGCTGTCTTTATCCGCGGGCATATAGCAGACCAAAGCGTTGACTGCTACCATATATACTTCCCCGATCCGTGGCCCAAGGCAAAGCACAATAAACGCAGGTTCATCAGCGAGAAGAACCTCCCAGAGCTTATCAGAACGCTAAAGCCCGGCGGGATAATAAACGCTGCAACAGACCACGATGATTATTATGAGCAGATTTGCAGGGTGCTTTTTGAAAGCGGGAAGGATGATTTCGAAGAGATTGAATTTATAAAGCCCGCAGGTGCCGAAGAAGGCGAGAAAACAGGAACAAATTTTGAGCGTAAGTATATTCCTGAAGGAAGAATCACAAAAACAGCTGCCGTTAGGAAGAAAGGATAA
- a CDS encoding sulfatase encodes MQSRRSFLKNAVGLGVAGLAGNVFSARSGQDMPNFLWLTIEDTSYYQFGCYGNETVKTPNIDSLAERGIKFTNAWSTGPQCSPARSSLITGCYATKYGMDFHRRRFKTPDDIFYPNYLRKIGYYCTNNKKTDYNTKHNHWEMWDECWKKASYDSGKRPKGKPFFSIFNAFATHMGRVRSFTLEGRRDFSKDGIMPRKLDLPEHVPDIEETRSDYAFHLEGVQDIDKWVGIFLKHLREKELADDTIIFFYSDHGGCLPRGKGFVYDTGLHIPLIIYVPPKWRHLVEFEPGTVSDRLVGFVDFAPTIFSIIGERKPSHMQGKAFMGKYAEEPREYQFGFRCNQSSHYDPARTVTDGKYKYIRSYIPHKPRCLRNFYQWGMPANLGWDDYVLSGGKNDKWLQPYRPGPHEMLFDIEKDPKELDNLAEQSKHRQKLTELRKKVSEHIRETGDLGFFPETTRDKSIDLYSWVRKAGYPLDELHKAAEQASEAKTYYKTSFSERLKSKYPSIRFWGAVGFAEIASKNELSAEMCPKELQKAMEDDNQQVAMMAAEACCYYGKYEKALDKLVNELVENGDNYAFASLETMTWHDKTKQKLMEKAELLEKNKSSTKVRAILINLGKLPVSELYSEEQKQKGIKVNKDRRELKPTP; translated from the coding sequence GTGCAAAGTCGCAGAAGTTTTCTCAAAAACGCAGTTGGTTTAGGTGTCGCCGGATTGGCGGGGAATGTTTTCTCTGCCCGCAGCGGGCAGGATATGCCGAATTTCCTCTGGCTGACTATAGAAGATACAAGCTACTATCAGTTCGGCTGCTACGGCAACGAAACCGTTAAAACGCCAAATATAGACTCCCTTGCAGAGCGGGGGATCAAGTTTACCAATGCTTGGTCAACGGGGCCTCAGTGTTCCCCTGCACGCTCGAGCCTTATCACCGGCTGCTACGCCACGAAATACGGCATGGATTTTCACCGGAGACGGTTCAAAACGCCGGACGACATCTTCTATCCCAACTATCTTCGCAAGATCGGCTATTACTGCACCAACAACAAAAAGACAGACTACAACACCAAACACAACCACTGGGAGATGTGGGATGAGTGCTGGAAGAAGGCCTCATACGACAGCGGCAAAAGGCCCAAGGGCAAGCCGTTCTTCTCGATATTCAACGCATTTGCCACCCATATGGGGCGTGTTCGCTCGTTCACCCTTGAGGGACGCAGAGATTTCTCTAAAGACGGGATTATGCCGCGCAAGCTCGATTTGCCCGAGCACGTTCCGGATATTGAGGAGACCCGCTCAGACTACGCCTTCCATCTTGAGGGGGTGCAGGATATTGATAAATGGGTTGGGATATTCCTCAAGCACCTCCGCGAGAAAGAGCTCGCTGATGATACGATTATCTTCTTCTACAGCGACCACGGCGGCTGCCTGCCCCGCGGGAAGGGCTTTGTTTATGACACTGGCCTGCATATTCCGCTTATTATATATGTTCCGCCGAAGTGGAGGCATCTTGTGGAATTCGAGCCGGGCACGGTTTCAGACAGGCTTGTGGGATTCGTGGATTTCGCCCCGACAATATTCAGCATTATCGGCGAGAGAAAACCGAGCCATATGCAGGGCAAGGCGTTTATGGGCAAATATGCCGAGGAGCCAAGGGAGTATCAGTTTGGGTTCCGCTGCAATCAATCCAGCCACTACGACCCAGCAAGAACCGTTACCGACGGTAAATACAAATACATCCGCAGCTATATCCCGCATAAGCCCCGCTGCCTGAGAAATTTCTATCAGTGGGGGATGCCGGCAAATCTTGGATGGGATGATTACGTGCTCTCAGGCGGGAAGAACGACAAATGGCTCCAGCCATACAGGCCTGGCCCGCACGAGATGCTTTTCGATATCGAGAAAGACCCAAAAGAGCTCGACAACCTTGCAGAACAGAGCAAACACAGGCAAAAGCTTACCGAGCTTCGTAAGAAGGTTTCAGAACATATAAGAGAAACAGGTGATCTCGGCTTCTTCCCTGAAACCACTCGTGATAAGAGCATTGATTTATACAGTTGGGTTAGAAAAGCAGGATACCCCCTTGATGAGCTTCACAAGGCTGCAGAGCAGGCCAGCGAGGCGAAAACATACTATAAAACCAGCTTCTCTGAAAGGCTCAAAAGCAAATACCCGTCTATAAGGTTCTGGGGGGCTGTGGGCTTTGCTGAGATTGCATCTAAGAACGAGCTCTCAGCGGAGATGTGCCCGAAGGAGCTTCAGAAGGCGATGGAGGATGATAATCAGCAGGTGGCTATGATGGCCGCTGAGGCCTGCTGCTACTACGGCAAATACGAAAAGGCGCTTGATAAACTGGTAAATGAGCTTGTGGAAAACGGTGATAATTACGCTTTTGCTTCTCTTGAAACGATGACCTGGCACGATAAAACAAAACAGAAACTGATGGAAAAGGCCGAACTGCTCGAGAAAAATAAAAGCAGCACCAAGGTTCGGGCTATTCTGATAAACCTGGGCAAGCTGCCGGTTTCGGAACTTTACAGCGAGGAACAGAAGCAAAAGGGCATTAAAGTGAATAAAGACCGCAGGGAGCTCAAGCCTACGCCGTAA
- a CDS encoding 2-hydroxyacid dehydrogenase: protein MKIALFSNKTYTQNFMQKLNESYGHKIQFFEQRLNPETAHLAEGFGAVCAFVNDDLGEETIEKLAEGGVKTVALRCAGYNNVDLCTAKKHDIKVVRVPAYSPNAVAEHTIAMILALNRNLCRARSRVREGNFELQGLLGFDLSQSKVGIIGTGKIGEIVLKILKGFECELYAYDPYINEECEKMGVKYLPLDELLKTCNIISLHCPLVKQTHHIIDADAINQMCDNVMLINTSRGALIDTKAAIEGLKSGKIGYLGLDVYEEEEELFFEDLSNEIITDDTFARLLMFPNVLVTGHQAFFTKNALEQIADTTLSNVAMVERGEECPNQICPKCV, encoded by the coding sequence ATGAAGATAGCATTATTCAGCAACAAAACCTACACGCAGAATTTTATGCAGAAGCTCAACGAGAGCTACGGGCATAAGATTCAGTTTTTCGAGCAGCGTCTTAACCCTGAAACAGCCCATCTGGCAGAGGGCTTCGGGGCGGTATGTGCGTTCGTAAACGACGACCTCGGCGAAGAGACAATAGAGAAACTAGCTGAGGGGGGAGTGAAAACTGTCGCACTTCGCTGCGCAGGCTACAACAACGTGGACCTTTGCACGGCAAAAAAACACGATATCAAGGTTGTTCGCGTGCCGGCGTATTCACCGAATGCAGTGGCAGAGCATACAATCGCTATGATCCTCGCCCTGAACAGGAATCTCTGCCGGGCAAGGTCAAGGGTTCGAGAGGGCAATTTCGAGCTTCAAGGCTTGCTTGGATTCGATTTGAGCCAGTCTAAGGTGGGTATAATCGGAACAGGCAAGATAGGCGAGATTGTTCTTAAGATACTCAAGGGCTTTGAATGCGAGCTCTACGCATACGACCCGTATATCAACGAGGAATGCGAGAAGATGGGGGTTAAGTATCTCCCGCTGGATGAGCTCCTGAAAACCTGCAACATCATCAGCCTTCACTGCCCTCTTGTTAAGCAGACTCACCACATTATTGATGCAGACGCCATAAATCAGATGTGCGATAATGTGATGCTGATCAATACAAGCCGCGGGGCACTGATTGATACCAAGGCCGCCATTGAAGGGCTGAAAAGCGGGAAAATCGGATATCTCGGCCTTGATGTTTACGAAGAGGAAGAGGAGCTCTTCTTTGAAGACCTCTCAAACGAAATCATCACCGATGACACCTTCGCAAGGCTGCTGATGTTCCCGAATGTGCTGGTAACAGGGCATCAGGCATTCTTCACGAAAAACGCCCTCGAACAGATCGCAGATACCACACTGAGCAACGTTGCGATGGTGGAACGGGGCGAGGAATGCCCGAACCAGATCTGCCCCAAGTGCGTATGA
- a CDS encoding retropepsin-like aspartic protease gives MKKIFVLILVFAALLSAGKNSEGYLPGGLEIKAVRWLSEKPEISAMSEAEGNPYLIDSPSVIGFVPYAAVTLTNERKQDLEYEAVKEHYVRGGPLISDPNQNYEVGVFDTGASSMVFGYEKRMNLGLDYYYMTSNYMTIGGIAGYVDTLVSKPIGVYIAGLGSIDEQTGDLSLDDMVGLSNFAVLAGEPPAQDEPDLPTVIGCPMAASWSVTIDMDTQISVEKNSRSYSGPKLEVFDYYDSEIPEYPNSIPLELRPLGAAMISYTPSLDGLGGDFSPSSPSVIQGMSSQSLMFVSAVDMENNGNLAYDKDRFMFDTGAQATIVGNRVAARLGLDPMNPDFELYASGVTGDVIMLPGFVIDKITIPALGNWLEFKNVPVVVHDVPSPEGGTLDGIIGTNLFNDFNLVLNGGGIGFQDDPSIDFIPRDVPFVPADFAPENPDGAVDMADFDFFRNYWLTEYGQPGYVQKADLAPYPVPDDIVNMLDFAEFAAEWKEF, from the coding sequence ATGAAGAAAATATTTGTTTTGATTTTGGTTTTTGCGGCTCTCTTATCGGCCGGTAAAAACAGCGAGGGCTATCTCCCGGGAGGCCTTGAGATAAAGGCTGTGCGATGGCTTTCCGAGAAACCCGAAATCTCCGCAATGAGCGAGGCCGAAGGAAATCCATACCTCATTGATTCGCCTTCAGTAATCGGGTTTGTGCCTTATGCCGCCGTAACGCTTACCAATGAGAGGAAGCAGGATCTGGAGTATGAGGCCGTGAAGGAGCATTATGTAAGGGGAGGGCCGCTGATTTCAGATCCAAATCAAAATTATGAGGTGGGCGTGTTTGATACCGGCGCATCCTCGATGGTTTTCGGGTATGAAAAGCGAATGAATCTCGGCCTCGACTACTACTATATGACCAGCAACTATATGACAATCGGCGGGATTGCCGGCTATGTTGACACCCTCGTTTCCAAGCCGATTGGCGTTTATATCGCCGGCCTTGGCTCAATAGACGAACAAACCGGCGATTTATCGCTGGATGATATGGTGGGGCTTTCGAATTTTGCCGTTCTTGCCGGCGAGCCCCCCGCTCAGGACGAGCCTGACCTGCCCACCGTGATAGGCTGCCCGATGGCGGCAAGCTGGAGTGTTACGATAGATATGGACACTCAGATCTCGGTTGAAAAGAATTCACGCAGCTATTCAGGGCCGAAGCTGGAGGTATTCGACTACTACGATTCCGAAATACCGGAATATCCAAACAGCATACCCCTTGAGCTCAGGCCGCTGGGCGCTGCGATGATCTCCTACACCCCAAGCCTTGACGGGCTCGGCGGGGATTTCAGCCCCTCTTCGCCTTCGGTTATCCAGGGCATGAGCTCTCAGAGCCTTATGTTTGTTTCTGCTGTTGATATGGAAAACAACGGCAACCTCGCCTATGACAAAGACAGATTTATGTTCGATACCGGAGCTCAGGCTACGATAGTTGGCAACAGGGTGGCAGCGAGGCTCGGGCTTGATCCGATGAATCCGGATTTCGAGCTGTACGCCTCCGGCGTTACCGGAGATGTGATAATGCTCCCGGGCTTTGTTATAGACAAGATAACGATTCCCGCTCTTGGGAACTGGCTCGAATTTAAAAACGTTCCTGTGGTAGTGCATGATGTGCCCTCACCCGAAGGTGGAACGCTGGACGGGATAATCGGGACGAATCTGTTCAACGATTTTAATTTAGTGTTAAACGGCGGGGGAATTGGCTTTCAGGACGACCCGTCCATCGATTTTATCCCGCGTGATGTACCGTTCGTGCCGGCCGATTTTGCCCCCGAAAACCCCGACGGAGCAGTTGATATGGCCGATTTCGATTTCTTCCGCAATTACTGGCTCACCGAATACGGCCAGCCCGGCTATGTGCAGAAGGCTGATCTGGCTCCGTATCCCGTGCCTGATGATATCGTGAATATGCTCGATTTTGCGGAATTCGCCGCTGAATGGAAAGAGTTTTAA